The following coding sequences lie in one Eschrichtius robustus isolate mEscRob2 chromosome 10, mEscRob2.pri, whole genome shotgun sequence genomic window:
- the ZNF510 gene encoding zinc finger protein 510 — protein sequence MSPHPETVTDCVTMETVDQLAEGAYSSQFSAFSQEQQKMNISQASVSFKDVTVELTQEEWQQMGPIQKTLYRDVMLENYNNLVSVGNCIFKPEVIFKLEQGEEPWFLEEEFSNQSHKEDYRDENLIKRHKKIKDKHLQQVTFINNKQLPREEEEVLRKPFNLHIVPVSSSKMPCKCDSWGVNSQSISQFIINSRTYSTKKTDCYNVHEKLPFKIKLERTHIGEKFYEYNKNQETLSYKENLPEHQKCQTLKQAFEFNGIGKAFYVEAACVKHKSTHIGQQSCKDEEFRKNYDKTPLFDHERTGTGEKHSHLNQCGKSFCEKSAIKEYNKFNMTVKHCQCITSGNNFIRKSYLTQPQRTLTEENPLVCNDRTQTGDKHFECHENRKSYQKAHKVRQRTHYEVKPYKCNECGKSFCQKGHLIQHQRTHTGEKPFECNECGKTFSQKSHLSTHQRIHTAEKPYKCNDCGKTFIQKSTLRGHQRIHTGEKPYECCDCGKTFVQKSTLRDHHRIHTGEKSFQCNECGKTFGQKSNLRIHQRTHSGEKTYHCKECEKSFWRKDHLIQHLKTHTGEKPFKCNECGKTFARTSTLRVHQRIHTGEKPFKCNECGKKFVRKAILSDHQRIHTGEKPFECNKCGKTFGQKSNLRIHQRAHSGEKSYECNECGKLPKKSTLSIYQRIQGGGKPY from the exons GCATCAGTGTCATTCAAGGACGTAACTGTCGAACTCACCCAGGAGGAGTGGCAGCAAATGGGTCCTATTCAGAAAACCCTCTACAGAGATGTGATGCTAGAGAACTACAACAACCTAGTCTCAGTGG GGAACTGCATTTTCAAACCAGAGGTGATCTTCAAGTTGGAGCAAGGAGAAGAGCCTTGGTTCTTAGAGGAAGAATTCTCAAACCAGAGCCATAAAG aagACTACAGAGATGAAAATCTAATCAAGAGgcacaaaaaaatcaaagacaaacacctgcagcaagtaacatttataaataataaacagttgcctagagaggaagaagaagtttTGAGAAAACCATTTAATCTGCACATAGTTCCTGTTTCTTCATCAAAAATGCCCTGTAAATGTGACTCATGGGGAGTGAATTCACAAAGTATTTCTCAATTTATCATTAATAGTAGAACCTactcaacaaaaaaaacagattgTTATAATGTACATGAAAAGTTGCCTTTCAAAATTAAGCTTGAAAGAACTCATATTGGAGAGAAATtttatgaatataataaaaatcagGAAACTCTCAGTTATAAGGAAAATCTTCCTGAACATCAAAAGTGTCAAACGTTGAAGCAAGCTTTTGAATTTAATGGGATTGGAAAAGCCTTCTATGTTGAGGCTGCCTGTGTTAAACATAAGAGTACTCATATAGGACAACAATCCTGTAAAGATGAAGAGTTTAGGAAAAACTATGACAAGACACCTCTCTTTGACCATGAAAGAACTGGGACAGGGGAGAAACACTCTCATCTTAACCAGTGTGGGAAATCCTTCTGTGAGAAGTCAGCTATCAAGGAATACAATAAATTTAACATGACTGTGAAACATTGTCAATGTATTACAAGTGGGAATAATTTCATCAGGAAGTCATACCTTACTCAACCTCAGAGAACTCTCACAGAAGAGAATCCATTGGTATGTAATGACAGGACACAAACTGGAGATAAACACTTTGAATGTCATGAAAATAGGAAGTCTTACCAGAAAGCCCACAAAGTACGCCAGAGAACTCACTATGAAGTAAAACCCtataaatgtaatgaatgtgggaaatccttcTGTCAAAAAGGACATCTCATTCAACATCAGAGaactcacacaggagagaaaccatttgaatgtaatgaatgtggaaaaaCTTTCTCCCAGAAGTCACACCTCAGTacacatcagagaattcacacagcAGAGAAACCCTATAAATGTAATGACTGTGGGAAAACATTTATCCAGAAGTCAACCCTCAGGggacatcagagaattcacacaggagagaaaccctatgaatgttgTGATTGTGGGAAAACTTTTGTTCAAAAGTCAACCCTCAGAGATCATCACAGAATTCACACAGGGGAGAAATCCTTTCAATGTAACGAATGTGGGAAAACTTTTGGCCAGAAGTCAAACCTCAGAATACATCAAAGAACTCACAGTGGTGAGAAAACTTATCACTGTAAAGAATGTGAAAAATCCTTCTGGCGAAAAGACCATCTCATTCAACATCTGAAaacacacacaggagagaaaccatttaaatgtaatgagtgtgggaAAACTTTTGCCCGGACATCAACCCTCAGAgttcatcagagaattcacactggggagaaaccatttaaatgtaatgaatgtgggaaaaaATTTGTCCGGAAGGCAATCCTTAGTgatcatcagagaattcatacaggGGAGAAACCCTTTGAGTGTAATAAATGTGGGAAAACTTTTGGCCAGAAATCAAACCTTAGAATACATCAGAGAGCTCACAGTGGGGAGAAATCttatgaatgtaatgaatgtggaaaatTGCCTAAGAAGTCAACCCTAAGTATATACCAGAGAATTCAGGGAGGGGGAAAACCATATTGA